Proteins found in one Brevibacillus brevis genomic segment:
- a CDS encoding YdeI/OmpD-associated family protein encodes MTTSKTNPKVDEFLSKAKKWRAEYEKLRSIVLDCELTEDFKWMHPCYTFEKKNIVLIHGFKEYCALLFQKGALLKDPHGILIQQTENVQAARQIRFTNVEEIMEMESILKAYIQEAVEVEKAGLEVNFKKHEEYSIPEEFQNKLDEMPALKTAFEALTPGRQRAYLLHFSAPKQAKTREARVEKCMQQILEGKGLND; translated from the coding sequence ATGACAACAAGTAAAACGAATCCGAAGGTTGATGAATTTTTAAGCAAGGCAAAAAAGTGGAGGGCAGAATACGAGAAGTTGAGAAGTATTGTGCTTGACTGTGAGCTGACCGAAGATTTTAAGTGGATGCATCCCTGTTACACGTTTGAGAAAAAAAACATCGTTTTAATACATGGATTTAAAGAATATTGTGCACTACTGTTTCAAAAAGGTGCCTTGTTAAAAGATCCACACGGGATTCTCATTCAACAAACGGAGAATGTACAGGCTGCCCGCCAGATCCGGTTCACCAATGTGGAAGAAATCATGGAAATGGAATCTATTTTGAAGGCCTATATTCAAGAAGCCGTTGAAGTTGAAAAAGCCGGTTTGGAAGTGAACTTTAAAAAGCATGAAGAATACAGCATTCCTGAAGAATTTCAAAATAAATTGGATGAAATGCCTGCCTTGAAAACTGCTTTTGAAGCATTGACTCCGGGACGGCAAAGAGCCTACCTTCTCCATTTTTCAGCACCCAAACAAGCCAAAACGCGCGAGGCAAGGGTTGAAAAATGTATGCAGCAAATTCTCGAGGGAAAGGGATTAAATGATTAA
- a CDS encoding sigma-70 family RNA polymerase sigma factor has product MKNEEMYQLLIQMKEGDQRAFHTMYDATFQDVYRTVSFLVDHKQDREDVMNEIYMQMWTSLPNYDTNRPFQFWLHGLVIRQVQRFRVKSWRRFRIFERIRAFSHEESYWDEHTALMDATNQMISQSIRKLTDKQRAVIIFRFYHDYTLEEIATLLDIPLGTVKSRYHAGLQALRKYLGNLPLERMEKINDY; this is encoded by the coding sequence ATGAAAAATGAAGAGATGTACCAATTACTTATACAAATGAAAGAGGGTGATCAACGGGCGTTTCATACGATGTATGATGCCACTTTTCAGGACGTGTACCGGACCGTCTCCTTTCTGGTGGATCACAAGCAGGATCGGGAAGATGTCATGAATGAAATTTATATGCAAATGTGGACCTCACTTCCAAATTACGATACGAACCGCCCTTTCCAGTTCTGGCTGCATGGCCTGGTAATCCGTCAAGTACAGAGATTTCGGGTCAAGAGCTGGAGGAGATTCCGCATATTTGAACGCATCCGTGCCTTCTCCCACGAAGAGTCTTATTGGGATGAACATACCGCGTTGATGGATGCCACAAACCAAATGATATCCCAGTCCATACGAAAGCTGACCGACAAACAGCGGGCAGTGATTATCTTTCGCTTTTATCACGACTATACTCTTGAGGAAATTGCGACTTTGCTCGATATTCCGCTAGGTACAGTCAAGTCCAGATATCATGCTGGCCTCCAGGCGCTTCGAAAATACTTAGGGAATCTCCCCCTGGAAAGGATGGAAAAGATCAATGACTATTGA
- a CDS encoding MFS transporter — MVRKWQLPLQTLSLTVGFMVWVILSSLMPFIKETVPMSASEVAWVTAIPVLLGSLLRIPVGYWSNRFGARILFSISFLLLLAPVFYISQATTYTDLLIGGLFIGIGGAVFSVGVTSLPKYYPKEKHGSVNGIYGMGNIGTAITTFSAPVLAKSFGWATTVQMFMLLLVGFAVLTFLMGDKNEPKVVTPLGQQIKSVYKNEKLWLISLFYFITFGCFVAFTVYLPNFLVSHFQLDKVDAGMRTAGFILLATLARPVGGWLGDKWNPFKALMIVFAGLALSGIVLSFSPSILMYTVGCLLVALCAGIGNGAVFKLVPMYFSRQAGIVNGIVSAMGGLGGFFPPLILTMLFNLTGHYAIGFMALSQFALVSLVLVMWMFYQEKLQLAATIMEKTGEAILITDTRGVIKSANHAFTKVTGYEMNEVIGKSPNILKSGRQNADFYQKMWDSIKKNGYWQGEIWNRRKNGDQYLQWLTISAILDDAGDVEYYAGMFSELAEQRHG; from the coding sequence ATGGTACGAAAATGGCAGTTGCCATTACAGACGTTAAGTCTTACGGTCGGTTTCATGGTATGGGTCATTCTGTCATCGCTTATGCCTTTTATCAAAGAAACCGTACCCATGAGTGCAAGCGAAGTGGCGTGGGTGACAGCGATTCCTGTTCTTTTAGGATCGTTGCTGAGAATCCCTGTTGGATATTGGAGTAACCGATTTGGGGCGAGGATATTATTTAGCATAAGCTTTCTCTTGCTGCTGGCTCCTGTTTTTTATATTAGCCAGGCGACCACTTATACAGATTTGTTAATCGGCGGGTTATTTATAGGGATAGGCGGAGCGGTGTTTTCTGTTGGTGTTACGTCTCTACCTAAATACTATCCGAAAGAAAAGCATGGTTCTGTAAACGGAATCTACGGTATGGGGAATATTGGTACAGCGATCACCACTTTTTCAGCGCCAGTTCTGGCTAAATCGTTTGGATGGGCAACTACTGTACAGATGTTCATGTTATTGCTTGTGGGATTCGCCGTTCTAACCTTCTTGATGGGGGATAAAAACGAACCTAAGGTAGTGACTCCTCTCGGTCAGCAGATAAAGAGTGTCTACAAAAACGAAAAGCTATGGTTAATCAGCTTGTTCTACTTTATTACGTTTGGTTGCTTCGTCGCTTTCACCGTGTATCTCCCGAATTTTTTAGTGAGCCATTTCCAACTGGATAAGGTAGATGCAGGTATGAGAACGGCAGGGTTCATTCTTTTGGCGACACTTGCGAGACCAGTGGGAGGCTGGCTAGGTGATAAGTGGAACCCCTTCAAGGCATTGATGATTGTGTTTGCCGGGCTCGCCTTGTCTGGTATTGTCTTATCGTTTTCGCCATCGATCTTGATGTATACGGTAGGATGCTTGTTGGTAGCGCTATGTGCCGGAATTGGTAACGGTGCCGTGTTTAAATTAGTGCCGATGTATTTCTCGCGACAAGCGGGGATTGTGAACGGGATCGTATCTGCCATGGGGGGATTAGGAGGATTTTTCCCGCCGTTGATCTTAACGATGCTGTTTAATCTGACCGGGCATTACGCGATTGGTTTCATGGCGTTATCTCAGTTTGCGCTGGTAAGCTTGGTCTTGGTAATGTGGATGTTTTATCAAGAGAAGCTGCAGCTCGCCGCAACCATTATGGAAAAGACGGGAGAGGCGATACTGATTACCGATACACGTGGAGTCATTAAAAGTGCGAACCATGCTTTTACGAAAGTGACCGGTTATGAAATGAATGAAGTGATTGGCAAGTCTCCCAATATTTTAAAATCTGGCAGGCAGAATGCCGATTTCTATCAAAAGATGTGGGATTCGATCAAGAAGAATGGCTATTGGCAAGGAGAGATCTGGAATCGCCGGAAGAATGGAGATCAGTATCTCCAATGGCTAACGATCAGTGCGATACTGGACGATGCAGGAGACGTCGAGTACTATGCTGGCATGTTCAGCGAGCTCGCAGAGCAAAGACATGGATAA
- the hcp gene encoding hydroxylamine reductase, which yields MFCYQCEQTPSGGCKVIGVCGKNEDLASIQDTIIFALKGIAAYATHARQLGYIDPEVDGITQEALYFTLTNVNFSLDEHLQMAMKVGKAAIKVMELLDRAHTDHFGVPQPITVSQNKIEGKCIVVTGHNLFALEELLKQTEGKGINVYTHSEMLPAHGYPALKKYPHLKGNIGKAWYDQRQLFEKFPGAILATTNCVMPIRGSYADRFFSYDITGLENVTKIVENDFAPLIEKALSLPEVSIESELTLTTGYHHKTVLGIAPEIIQAVKEGKIKRFFVIAGCDAPGKGGEYYRELATSLPPETVILTTSCGKFRFNDVDFGTVPGTDIPRYIDLGQCNNSVSTITIAAALADAFECEVNELPVSIVLSWFEQKAVAILLGLFSLGIQDIRIGPKLPEFIQPGVLQVLQDLFHIQLIGDAQEDMKQMLGITQ from the coding sequence ATGTTTTGTTATCAATGTGAACAGACTCCATCAGGTGGTTGTAAGGTCATCGGCGTTTGCGGAAAGAATGAAGATCTTGCGAGTATTCAGGATACAATTATTTTTGCTTTAAAAGGAATTGCAGCTTATGCCACACATGCTCGACAACTGGGATATATCGATCCTGAAGTGGATGGAATTACACAGGAAGCTCTTTATTTTACATTGACGAATGTGAATTTTAGCTTGGATGAACATTTGCAAATGGCTATGAAAGTAGGGAAAGCCGCGATAAAAGTCATGGAGCTTTTGGATCGGGCCCATACAGATCATTTCGGAGTGCCACAGCCAATCACCGTCTCGCAAAATAAAATAGAAGGAAAATGCATCGTTGTTACGGGACACAATCTGTTTGCTCTCGAAGAGCTGTTAAAACAGACAGAGGGCAAAGGAATCAATGTGTATACGCATTCCGAAATGCTGCCTGCACATGGCTATCCCGCACTGAAGAAATATCCTCATTTGAAAGGGAACATCGGGAAAGCATGGTACGATCAACGCCAGTTGTTTGAGAAATTTCCCGGCGCCATCCTGGCTACAACAAACTGTGTGATGCCTATTCGAGGCAGCTACGCAGATCGTTTCTTTTCGTATGATATAACCGGTTTGGAAAATGTGACGAAAATTGTAGAAAACGATTTTGCACCGCTCATTGAAAAAGCATTGTCTCTTCCTGAGGTTTCCATCGAATCGGAACTGACATTGACGACCGGGTATCATCACAAAACGGTCCTCGGTATTGCCCCTGAAATTATTCAGGCAGTCAAGGAAGGAAAGATCAAACGTTTCTTCGTCATCGCTGGTTGTGACGCTCCTGGCAAGGGAGGCGAGTATTACCGTGAATTGGCTACGTCCTTACCGCCAGAAACAGTCATTCTTACGACCTCCTGCGGAAAATTCCGTTTTAACGATGTAGATTTCGGCACCGTGCCAGGTACCGACATCCCACGATATATCGATTTGGGACAGTGCAATAACTCGGTTTCTACCATTACGATTGCGGCTGCATTAGCCGATGCCTTCGAGTGTGAAGTGAACGAGTTGCCGGTAAGTATCGTTCTTTCCTGGTTTGAACAAAAAGCGGTTGCCATTCTGCTTGGTCTGTTTAGCCTGGGGATACAGGATATACGGATCGGTCCAAAATTGCCTGAGTTCATTCAACCGGGTGTTCTGCAAGTATTGCAAGACTTGTTCCATATTCAGTTGATTGGCGATGCCCAAGAAGATATGAAGCAAATGCTCGGAATCACGCAATAA